Sequence from the Lysobacter capsici genome:
GACCGCGGCGATGCCGGCGACCAGGCTCAGCCCGCCCAGACGCGCGAGGCCGCCGCCGAAGCTGCGCGACAGCGACAGGTACAGATGCGCGGCCAGCGGCGAGGCCCAGACCCGGCCGCGCCGGCCACGCCCGCCGGTCTGGCGTTCGGCCAGCAGCACCGCGGCGCCGTGCGCGGGCGTGGGCCGGCGCAGCAGCTCGCTGTTGGTCGAATCGATCGTCCAGGCCACGTCCAGCCCCGCCAGGCGCGCGCGCGCATCGGCCTGCATGGCGACGCTGATCACCTGCGCGTCGAGCAGGTCGAGCGGCTGCGACAAGGCATAGCCGCGACCGGGCTTGGCCTCGATCGCGACCCCGGCCTCGCGCAAGGCCTCGATGCGTTTCCAAACCGCGGCGCGGGTCTGCCCGGCCGCGCTGGCCAGTGCGTCGCCGGTGGCGGGACCTTCGATCAGGCGTTGCAGCAGCGCGCGATCGTCCATCAGCTCCGGCGCCAACGGTGCAGCAGACGGGCGCCGTTGAAGCGCGATTCGGTGCCGGCGCGCAGGCGCGCGAGATTGCCGCGATGGGTGAACACGATCAGCACCGCCGCGGCCAGGGCGAAATACAGCCGCGGCAGACCGGCATCGCCGAGCCAGGCCAGCAGCGGCAGGCACAGCGCGGCGATCAACGTGGCCAGGCCGACATAGCCGCTGAGCACGATCACCATCGCCCACACCGCCAGCAGGATCGGCAGCACGAACGGCCACAGCACCGCGAGCCCGCCGACCAGGGTCGCCGCGCCCTTGCCGCCGCGAAACCCGTGCCAGATCGGCCAGACATGGCCGAGCACCGCGGCGAACGCGGCCAGATACCCGTGCGAGGTCACCGACAAGGCATGCCCGACCGGCGCGTAGCGCAGCGCCAGCCAGGTCGCCAGCGCGCCCTTGCCGATGTCGAACACCACCACCGCGGCGGCGAAACGCAGGCCCTGGGTGCGGAAGGCATTGGTGCCGCCGGCATTGCCGCTGCCCTGGGTGCGGATGTCGACCCCGCGCAGCTTGCCCAGCAGCAGGCTGCCCGACAGCGAACCGATCGCGTAGGCGGCCACCAGCAGCGCCACCGACACCGGCGCCAGTTGGGTGACCACGGACAACTGCGGAGAGAGTGGGTCGAACGGCATGCGCGGATTATGCGGGAGCCAGCGCGGGTTCGAGCGCGGCGGGGATCGATTGGCGATCCGCGCAAGACGGTGGTGGCATACGGGTTGTGCCCCGCGTGCGGGTTGCATTCACCGAGGTGCGCGGTCGCCGTCGCGCCGGCGGCCCCGTATCCGACTGTAGGAGCTGCGTAAGCTGCGACCGCGAAACCTCGGCAACGACGTTGGCTGCCGTGACCTGCGCCGTAGCCGCATTCGCGCGGTCGCGGCTCGCGCCGCTCCTACAGGCAGGCCATGCGGCGGCGGTCCTAGGTCGCGTTCGCCCCCGGGCTGTCCCGTATCCGACTGTAGGAGCTGCGCAAGCTGCGACCGCGAAACCTCCGCAACGACGTTGGCTGCCGTGGCCTGCGCCATAGCCGAATCGGCGCGGTCGCGCCTCACGCCGCTCCTACAGGCAGGCCATCAGGAGTCGCCGCGGCGGCACCGTATCCGACTGTAGGAGCTGCGCAAGCTGCGACCGCGAAACCTCGGCAACGACGTTGGCTGCCGTGACCTGCGCCGTAGCCGAATCGGCGCGGTCGCGGCTCACGCCGCTCCTACAGACAGGCCGTCAGGAGCCGCCGCGGCGGCCCCGTATCCGACTGTAGGAGCTGCGTAAGCTGCGACCGCGAAACCTCGGCCACGACGCGGGCTGCAGGGACCTGCGCCGTAACCGCATTGTCGCGGTCGCGGCTCGCGCCGCTCCTACAGGTAGGCCATGCGACGGCGGTCCCGTGTCGCGACCGACGCCATCCTCAAACCGCTCCGGGTACCGGCTGCAACGACACCAGCAACGCGCCGCGCCCGGCATGCGCGCCCAGGGCCGGGCCGGTCTCGACCAGCCAGACCTGTTCCAGATCCAGCCGCCGCCGCAGCGCTTGGAGCAGGCGTTCGCCGTCCGCGCGCGCATCGCAATGGCCGACGATCGCGCGCCAGCGCTGGCTGCGCGGCGCGCGCCGGGCGATGTAGCGCGCGAACGCTTCCGGCGCGCCGGCCTTGGCGAACACCCCGCCGCTGACGCCCAACCGGCCCTCGGGCTTGATCTTCGCGATCGGGGTCAAGCCGGTGAACCGCACCAGCGGCGTCGCCCACGGCGGAATCCGGCCGCCGCGCACCGCATGCGAGATATCGCGCGCCATCGCCCAGGTCAGGGTCAACGGCCGCAGCCGTTCGAGTTCGGCCACGATCGCCGCCAGTTCGATCCCGTCGGCGGCCAGCTCGGCCGCGCGCCAGGCCAGCAAGGCCTGGCCGCCGGCGGCGTTGAAGGTGTCGAACACCTGGACCCGGCGCGAACCGCTGTCGTCGGCGCGGCCGGCGGCCTGTTCGCCCGACTGCAAGGTGCCCGACACCGCCCGCGACAGCCCCACGTACAGCACCTGGGCGCGATGGCCCAGCAAAAATTCGAAGGCGCGGCGGAAATCCCCCGGCGGCGGCTGGCTGGTGCGCGGCAGGTCCGCGCTGACCGCCATGCGCCGATAGAACTCGGCGGTCACCAGGCCGGTCTTGTCGAGGTAATCGCGGCCGTCGATCGACACCCGGACCGGCACCACGTGCAGGCCGTAGTGCTCGGCCAGTTCCTCGGGCAGGTCGGCGGCGCTGTCGGTGACCACGGCCACGCGCTGCACGCGTTCGATGCTGCGCTGCTGCGCGAGCATGTCGTCGGCCTTCATGCCCTCGACCGCGCCGAACCGCGCGCACGCGTCGAACAACGCCTGCGGGGCGCCGACGTGGGCATGCACGCGCATGCGCGTGGCGCCGCCGGCCAGCACCAGCGAATCGGCGCCGATCGCTTCGAGCGCCTCGCGCAAGCGATCGCGCGGCAGGTTCTCGCCAACCAGCAGGCATTCGCTGCACCAGCGCCGCAACGGATCGACCGTTTCGTGCAAGGCGGGAATCGCCGGATCGGCATGATCGGCGGCATGTCCATGGCCGCCGCAGCCTTCGTTCGCGGCGATGCCGGCGCCGTGCATGCGCAGCGCGCGCGGGCCGCCGTCGACGAATTCGGCGATGCCTTCGAGCAGGTCGACGAAACCTTGCGCGCCGGCATCGACCACCCCGGCTTTCTGCAACAACGCCATCTGCTGCGGCGTGTACGCCAGCGCCGCGCGCGCCCGCGCCAGCGCGCTGACGAAGCCCGGACGCGGGTCGCCGTCGGCGCTGGCCGCGGCGGCCTCCTCCAGCGCATCGGCGAAGGCGTTGATGACGCTCAGGATGGTGCCCTCGACCGGGTGCGCCAGCGCGGCCCGGGCATTGGCCGCGCCATGGCGCACCGACGCGGCCAGGGTGGCCGCGTCCAGTTCGGGCTGGGCGCGCGCGTGTTCGGCCACGCCGTGCAGGAACTGGGCCAGGATCGCCCCGGAATTGCCGCGCGCGCCGTCGATGGCGTCGTCGCCGATGCGCTTGAGCAGTTCGCCGATGTGGCGGCTGCGCCGGCTCAGCGCCCCGTTCAGCAGGCTGCCCAGGGTATGCGCGAGGTTGTTGCCGGTATCGCCGTCGGCGACCGGGAACACGTTGATCCGGTTGAGCAGGTCGCGGCCGGCGATGACCCGGCGCGCGCCGGAGATCAAGGCCCGGCGCAGGGCGGGCGCGGTCAGCGGCAGACGGGCGTTCGGCATGGACCCAGTCTGGCGCAAACCCGGACCGGCGCTTGCTGCGGCGCACAAGCGACGGCCCCGCCGGACAGCCGGGCGCACCTGACGACAATCCGGCCGAACGGCCGGGCGCACGCGATGACCATCCGGCCGAACGGCCGGATTCGGTAACGGTTTCGCGCTATAGTCGGCAATGGTCCCGGGCGCATCGCCGGGCCGACCTCCAAGGATTCCGCCATGTTACGGATCTGCACCTGCCTGCTGCTCGCCCTCGCCAGTGTCCTGGTCGTCGCGGAGGTGAGTGCGCGCGAGGTCAACAAGCTCAGCCAGGCCGACGCCTGCTCGGCCTCGCAGAAGACCGCCGCCGCCGACCGCCCCGCCGCGCGCACCAGCGCGCCGCCGCCGACCGCGCGCGACACCAAGGCCAAGCCGAGCATGCACAGCGATTCGGACAGCACCAACCGCTTGCAGTCGCCGCGCTGGCACAATTTCCTGCCGGGCATGTTCCGCTGATCGGATCGTCCCGCTGATCGTCCAGGCCGCCGTACCTTGTTCGAGTTCCTGCGCCGTCTGCGGCGCCCCGCCCCATCCATCGACGACGACCTGTGGCGCATCACCGTCGCCGCCTTGCCGTGGGCGAACGATCTGGACGCGCCGCGACAGCAGCGGCTGCGCGAACTGAGCGCGCGCTTCCTGCGCGAGAAAACCATCACCCCGGTACAGGGCCTGCAGCTGGACGAAGTCCAGCACTGCATGCTCGCGGCGATGTGCTGCCTGCCGCTGCTGGAGTTCGGCGCCGAAGGCCTGCACGGCTGGTCGCAGATGCTGGTCTATCCCGACGAGTTCCGGGTCAAGCTGGTCGACTTCGACGAAAACGACGTGCAGCACGAGTGGCACGAGGAAATCAGCGGCGAGTCGCACGACAACGGCGTGCTGATCGTGTCCTGGGCCGACGTCGCCGCCGAATGCGCGGCGCCGCATCGCGGCGACATGGTCGTGGTCCACGAAATGGCGCACAAGCTGGATTTTCTCGATGGCGTGGTCGACGGCACGCCGCCGCTGCCGCGCGAATGGCAGCTCGAATGGGCGCGCGATTTCCAGGCGGCCTACGAGGATTTCGGCGACGAGGTCGATGCCTTGCTCGATGCCGAGGACGAAGACCCGGATCGCTCAGCGAACGACGACGAAGACGCCGGCTACCTGCACGGCATCCGCATCACCGCGGCCGACGCGCCGGAGGAATTCTTCGCCGTCGTCAGCGAATGCCATTTCAGCAATCCCGACGCGTTGCTGGCGCGCATGCCGCGGGTGGCCGCGCACTTGATCCGGTTCTACGGGCCTTCGCCGTTTGCGTGAACGCAGTCGTTTCGCTTCACGCGGAAGCATTGACTCAAACAACCGTCGCGAACACGAAATCTTCTGCGTCAGGGCTTGGGTTGCGACGACCTTCGCCAGGATCGCCTCGGACTTTCGAACCCGCGAACCACAGGAGAGCGCCGGGACCGAAGCCTCGCCCGCCAAAAAGATTGAGTGAGTCGCAGGTCGATCGCCCTGCGCGCGAATCGAACTCAGGCCCGCGCAAACACCGCGCAAGCCAGGCCTACAACCCCGGCGGCAGCTTCACTTCGAACCGCGTCCCGCCCAGTTCCTGCGACGGCGTGACATCCAGGGTGCCGCGATAACCCCGCACCAGATCCTGCACGATCGCCAGGCCGATGCCGTGGCCGTGCACGCGTTCGTCGCCGCGCACGCCGCGCTGCAGGATCGATGCGACCTTCTCGGGCGGAATGCCGGGGCCGTCGTCGTCGACCGCAAGCAACAGGCCGGGCCGCCGGTTGGCCGCGGTCTCGCCGGGCTGGACCGTCAGCAGCACCCGCGAGTTCGCCCACTTGAACGCGTTTTCCAGCAGATTGCCGAGCAATTCCTGCAAGTCGCCGGGTTCGCCGTGGAACTGCACGCCGTCGGCGAGATCGAACTCGCACAGCACGCCCTTGGAGGCATAGACCTTTTCCAGGCCGCGCACGATTTCCTCGGCATGCGATTCGATCGCGATCGGCGCGGCGAACAAGGCGTGTCCGCCCGACGCGGCGCGCGCGAGCTGGTACGACACCAGATCGTTCATGCGCCGCAGTTGCACGCTGACGTCCTCGCGCAATTCCGGATCGATCGGCACCGGCCCGTTCTCGTCGTCCAGGCGCGCATGCAGCACCGCCAGCGGCGTCTTCAGGCTGTGGGCGAGATCGGCCAGGGTGTTGCGCTGGCGATCGAGATTTTCGCGTTCGCTCTCGATGAAGGCGTTGATGCTTTCGGTCAGCGGTTCGAGCTCGCGCGGGTGGCGCTCGCTCATGCGCGAGGCCAGGCCGCGCTGCACGCGCTTGAGTTCCTCGATCACGCGTTTGAGCGGACGCAGGCTCCACTGCATGATCAAGGCCTGCAACAGCAGCAGGATCACGCCGGCGCCGCCGAGGTAGCGCCACAGCGCCTGGCGGAACACCGCGACCTGATGGCGCAGCGCGCTGGTGTCTTCGAGAATGTAGATCGTGTACTGGAATTCGGCCTTGGCGTCGCCGTCGACGCTCCAGATCAGGCCGCGCCCGTAACGGTAGGCCTCGCCGGTGCGGCCGCTGATCTCGGTGACCGGCAGCGGGCCTTCGAAGGTTTCCTCGGTGGGCTTGAGCATGCCGCCGTCGGGCAGCACCGGGCCTTGCGCCGACATCGAATCCCAGTGCCCGTCGGGCAGGATGACCTCGGCGTACAGACCGCTGCCGGGCCGGTCGAAACGCGGGTCCGGCGGATCGTAGGGCGGGATGATTTCGCCGCCGCGACCGAAATCGGTGTCGGCCGCGTACGCCAGCGCGTAACTGGTCAGGCGCTGGCGCAGATTGCTTTCGGCGGTCTCAAGGAACGCGCGGTCGAGCGCGTAGCCGGCCAGGGCCAGGAACGCCAACAGGCCCAGGCTCGCGGCCAGCAACTGGCGCGCGCGCAACGAACGCGGCTGTCCCCAGCTCACGGCATCGGGCGGGCAACGCGGCCCGCATCAGGAAAAGACGCGGGCCGCATAGGGTCCGTCAGGTACTCCGGATCAGTCGCCGCTGCGCGGAATGGCGAAACGGTAACCGCGGCCACGCACGGTCTCGATCGGCTTGAGCGCGCCATCGGGGTCGAGCTTCTTGCGCAGGCGGCCGATGAACACTTCCAGCACGTTGGAGTCGCGGTCGAAGTCCTGCTGATAGATGTGCTCGGTCAGGTCGGCCTTCGAGACCAGCTCGCCGGCGTGCATCATCAGGTACTCCAGCACCTTGTACTCGTAGCTGGTGAGGTCGACGTTGGTGCCGTTGACGCTGACCGTCTGCGCGGCCAGGTCCAGCATCACCGGACCGCATTCCAGGGTCGGCTTGCTCCAGCCCGCGGCGCGGCGCACCAGCGCGTTGAGGCGCGCCAGCAGTTCCTCGACGTGGAACGGCTTGACCAGGTAATCGTCGGCGCCCTGCTTGAGGCCCTCGACCTTGTCCTGCCAGCTCGAACGCGCGGTCAGGATCAACACCGGGAATTTCTTGCCCTCGTCGCGCAGAGCCTTGATCAGTTCCATGCCCGACATCTTGGGCAGGCCCAGATCGATGATGCCCAGGTCGAACGGCACTTCGCGGCCCATGTACAGGCCTTCCTCGCCGTCTTGCGCGGCATCGACCGCGAAGCCCTCGCGCTTCAGGCGCGCGGCCAGGGTCTCGCGCAGAGGCGCTTCGTCTTCGACCAGCAGAATTCGCATGGGCACTCCCTTGATGAAGTCGGTCCGACCGGATCGTTTGGACCGTCGGAGCGAAGGTTAGTCGTTATCGTTGTCGTCGCGGCGTGTAGGGCGATCGTCGTCGCGGCGCCCACGCTGCTGGGGGTCGTCCATGTAAACACGGACCCGGCCACTGGAATCGACCACTTTGACCCGATTTACGTCACGGCCGTCAAAAGGGATGCGTTCGGCGCTGAGCACCTGGCCGCCGCCGCTTTCGCGTTCGACCCGGCGGATCGCGTCGGACAGGGAGCGGTGGTCCTCGCGACGGTCGTGGCCGCGCCAGGGCCGGCCGCCGTCGTCTTGCTGCTGCGCCATGGCCTGACCGACCGCCGCCGACGAGGCGACGAGCAGCAGCAAGGACAGGACGCGGGCGGACCGGATGCTCATGACTTCGAAGTTGACCCCAGCGGAACAATAAAGTGCGCAAATCGCAATGTGCAGGCATTTTCGAAACGTAGCGGTGAATCCGATCTGAACTTTTCCGAACGGTCCCAGCCGCCATTCAGGCCGGTACGACCGCCGTCACACGTTGGCGCGGGTCGCGGCCGGCCGAAGCCGGCGCCGATCACCATCCCGATCAGTAGATTTCGCCGACGCAGCAACGCAGCGAACCGCCGCCGGCCTCGATCGCATCCAGCTCGACTGTCGCCACGGCGAAACCCGCGTCGGCCAGTCCGGCCAGGGTCGCGGGCGTCAGCGAACGCCCGGCCGCGGCGCTCATCCAGACCTTGTCCTGCGACAGCGCGATCGAATTGGCCGCGAACGCCGCGTGCTCGGCGGCCGACAGCAGCCAGCCGTGCGGCGCATGGAAGCCGGCGATCGCCTCGGCCACGCCGGCATCGGCGAATCCGCCCGGACACACCAGCGCGGCGCGGCCGGCCAGCACCGCCAGCACCACATTGGTGTGGTATTCGCCCGGCGCCAGGTCGAACAGCAAGGTCGCGCGCAGCCCCAGCGCCTCGTGCATCAGCCGCGCGCCGGCCTCGTCGCAGCGTTCGGACAACCCGGCATAGCCCAGCCCGCGGGCGCGATCGATCACCAGCGCGCCGGTAAGTTCGCACGGATGCGGCTGGGTCGACAGGTCCACTTCGGCGTAGCCCAGCACCTGGCTGAAGAAGGCGCGGATGTCGGCCCGGGCCGCTTCGCGCTGGCGCACGGGATGACGCATGCGCCCGATCACGCAGCGCGGGCCGGTGGCCGCGGCGGCGCTGGTGGCGAAGACGTTGTTCGGAAACAGCGCGTCCGGGGTGTCCGGATCGCCGGCGAAGCAGATCGTCGGCAGCACCGCCGACAAGGCGCGCTGCAGCTCGCGGTGCTGGGCGCTGGCCCGGCCCGGGTCGAACTCGTCGGCCTGGGCCATGTAGCGGTTGTCGCCGGCCGATTGCTCGGCGCGGGCGAAGCCGTCGGGCGCGACCAGGAACGCGGCGCGCGCGGTCGCCGCGCCGAAATCGGCCGGCAGCGAGCGGGCGTGGGCGAAGAAGGCGGCGTGGTCGCGGGTGATCATGATTCAGTACGGCCGCTCAGGCGGCGTCGCGCGCGGCGAACGACTCGGTCACCGCCAGCGCCTGTTCGATCAGCGACCAGTCCGCGCCGGGCTTGTGCGCGCCTTCGCTGAGGATCTGCCGGAACGCGCGGCCGCCGCGCTCGCCATGGAACAGGCCGAGCATGTGCCGGGTGATGTGCTTGAGGAACACGCCGCGTTCGAGCTGGCTTTCCACATAAGGCCGCAGCGAGCGCAACAGTTCGGCGCGACTGCTTAGTTCGCCGCCGAACCAGGCGGTGTCGAGCCGATGCAGCACGTAAGGCTCGTGATACGCCGCGCGGCCGAGCATCGCGCCGTCGGTGTGCTGCAGATGCGCGGTCGCCTCGTCCGGCGTGGCGATGCCGCCGTTGACGATCACCTGCAGCGCCGGGCGTTCCTGCTTGAGCCGATAGGCCCAGTCGTAACGCAGCGGCGGCACCTCGCGGTTTTCCTTCGGCGACAGGCCCTTGAGCCAAGCGTTGCGGGCATGCACCACGAACATCCGGCAGCCGGCCGCGGCGACTTCGTCGACGAAGGCCAGGAACACTTCGAAACGATGGTCATCGTCGACCCCGAGCCGGCATTTGACCGTGACCGGCACGTCGCAGGCCTCGACCATCGCCGCGACCGAGGCCGCCACCAGCGCCGGTTCGCGCATCAGGCAAGCGCCGAAGCGTCCGGCCTGGACCCGGTCGGACGGGCAGCCGCAATTGAGATTGATCTCGTCGAACCCGCGCTCGGCGCCGATCCGCGCCGCCTGCGCCAGCAACGCCGGCTCGCTGCCGCCGAGCTGCAGCGCGACCGGATGCTCGACCGGATCCATCGCCAGCAGCCGCGCCCGATCGCCATGGATGACCGCGTTGGCGTGGACCATCTCGGTGTACAGCCGCGCATGCGGGGCCAGGGCGCGGTGGAAGACGCGGCAATGCGAATCGGTCCAGTCCATCATCGGAGCGACGGACAGGCGCAACTGCGCGGCGGGAATGGCGGGCGTGGGGATCATCGCGCTCATTGTAATGGCTGGAGCCGCGTCGACCTGCCGACAGCCGGCGGCGACCGAAGCGCGACGATCCGCGGCCACGGCCCTCGCGATTTGCGACTGCGCACCCGAAACCCGGAAAAAACGCCATTTTCGGCGTCTATCTTGATCTTAATTTCATCGTGACAAGCGGAGTTTGAGCCGGTGCAGGACGCGTCCATGGGGGATGCCGGGCCGCGCCGGGGGAGCCGCATGTTCA
This genomic interval carries:
- a CDS encoding zinc-dependent peptidase, producing the protein MFEFLRRLRRPAPSIDDDLWRITVAALPWANDLDAPRQQRLRELSARFLREKTITPVQGLQLDEVQHCMLAAMCCLPLLEFGAEGLHGWSQMLVYPDEFRVKLVDFDENDVQHEWHEEISGESHDNGVLIVSWADVAAECAAPHRGDMVVVHEMAHKLDFLDGVVDGTPPLPREWQLEWARDFQAAYEDFGDEVDALLDAEDEDPDRSANDDEDAGYLHGIRITAADAPEEFFAVVSECHFSNPDALLARMPRVAAHLIRFYGPSPFA
- a CDS encoding arginine deiminase-related protein — encoded protein: MITRDHAAFFAHARSLPADFGAATARAAFLVAPDGFARAEQSAGDNRYMAQADEFDPGRASAQHRELQRALSAVLPTICFAGDPDTPDALFPNNVFATSAAAATGPRCVIGRMRHPVRQREAARADIRAFFSQVLGYAEVDLSTQPHPCELTGALVIDRARGLGYAGLSERCDEAGARLMHEALGLRATLLFDLAPGEYHTNVVLAVLAGRAALVCPGGFADAGVAEAIAGFHAPHGWLLSAAEHAAFAANSIALSQDKVWMSAAAGRSLTPATLAGLADAGFAVATVELDAIEAGGGSLRCCVGEIY
- the plsY gene encoding glycerol-3-phosphate 1-O-acyltransferase PlsY, with amino-acid sequence MPFDPLSPQLSVVTQLAPVSVALLVAAYAIGSLSGSLLLGKLRGVDIRTQGSGNAGGTNAFRTQGLRFAAAVVVFDIGKGALATWLALRYAPVGHALSVTSHGYLAAFAAVLGHVWPIWHGFRGGKGAATLVGGLAVLWPFVLPILLAVWAMVIVLSGYVGLATLIAALCLPLLAWLGDAGLPRLYFALAAAVLIVFTHRGNLARLRAGTESRFNGARLLHRWRRS
- a CDS encoding response regulator transcription factor, with amino-acid sequence MRILLVEDEAPLRETLAARLKREGFAVDAAQDGEEGLYMGREVPFDLGIIDLGLPKMSGMELIKALRDEGKKFPVLILTARSSWQDKVEGLKQGADDYLVKPFHVEELLARLNALVRRAAGWSKPTLECGPVMLDLAAQTVSVNGTNVDLTSYEYKVLEYLMMHAGELVSKADLTEHIYQQDFDRDSNVLEVFIGRLRKKLDPDGALKPIETVRGRGYRFAIPRSGD
- the dusA gene encoding tRNA dihydrouridine(20/20a) synthase DusA: MSAMIPTPAIPAAQLRLSVAPMMDWTDSHCRVFHRALAPHARLYTEMVHANAVIHGDRARLLAMDPVEHPVALQLGGSEPALLAQAARIGAERGFDEINLNCGCPSDRVQAGRFGACLMREPALVAASVAAMVEACDVPVTVKCRLGVDDDHRFEVFLAFVDEVAAAGCRMFVVHARNAWLKGLSPKENREVPPLRYDWAYRLKQERPALQVIVNGGIATPDEATAHLQHTDGAMLGRAAYHEPYVLHRLDTAWFGGELSSRAELLRSLRPYVESQLERGVFLKHITRHMLGLFHGERGGRAFRQILSEGAHKPGADWSLIEQALAVTESFAARDAA
- a CDS encoding ATP-binding protein — translated: MSWGQPRSLRARQLLAASLGLLAFLALAGYALDRAFLETAESNLRQRLTSYALAYAADTDFGRGGEIIPPYDPPDPRFDRPGSGLYAEVILPDGHWDSMSAQGPVLPDGGMLKPTEETFEGPLPVTEISGRTGEAYRYGRGLIWSVDGDAKAEFQYTIYILEDTSALRHQVAVFRQALWRYLGGAGVILLLLQALIMQWSLRPLKRVIEELKRVQRGLASRMSERHPRELEPLTESINAFIESERENLDRQRNTLADLAHSLKTPLAVLHARLDDENGPVPIDPELREDVSVQLRRMNDLVSYQLARAASGGHALFAAPIAIESHAEEIVRGLEKVYASKGVLCEFDLADGVQFHGEPGDLQELLGNLLENAFKWANSRVLLTVQPGETAANRRPGLLLAVDDDGPGIPPEKVASILQRGVRGDERVHGHGIGLAIVQDLVRGYRGTLDVTPSQELGGTRFEVKLPPGL
- a CDS encoding DegV family protein, which gives rise to MPNARLPLTAPALRRALISGARRVIAGRDLLNRINVFPVADGDTGNNLAHTLGSLLNGALSRRSRHIGELLKRIGDDAIDGARGNSGAILAQFLHGVAEHARAQPELDAATLAASVRHGAANARAALAHPVEGTILSVINAFADALEEAAAASADGDPRPGFVSALARARAALAYTPQQMALLQKAGVVDAGAQGFVDLLEGIAEFVDGGPRALRMHGAGIAANEGCGGHGHAADHADPAIPALHETVDPLRRWCSECLLVGENLPRDRLREALEAIGADSLVLAGGATRMRVHAHVGAPQALFDACARFGAVEGMKADDMLAQQRSIERVQRVAVVTDSAADLPEELAEHYGLHVVPVRVSIDGRDYLDKTGLVTAEFYRRMAVSADLPRTSQPPPGDFRRAFEFLLGHRAQVLYVGLSRAVSGTLQSGEQAAGRADDSGSRRVQVFDTFNAAGGQALLAWRAAELAADGIELAAIVAELERLRPLTLTWAMARDISHAVRGGRIPPWATPLVRFTGLTPIAKIKPEGRLGVSGGVFAKAGAPEAFARYIARRAPRSQRWRAIVGHCDARADGERLLQALRRRLDLEQVWLVETGPALGAHAGRGALLVSLQPVPGAV